From Dendropsophus ebraccatus isolate aDenEbr1 chromosome 2, aDenEbr1.pat, whole genome shotgun sequence, a single genomic window includes:
- the B4GALT6 gene encoding beta-1,4-galactosyltransferase 6 isoform X3, translating into MVQAQGIMLRDNVRTIGHMLRQYTNKNSTLNGTDYPDGGNSTDFTAQSTMYLPENFTISPHLPCPEKLPFMRGPTDINMSEITLEEIHQQFSDMDIGPGGHWKPTDCTPRWKVAILIPFRNRHEHLPIFFRHLIPMLQRQRLEFSFYVIEQAGTQTFNRAMLFNVGFKEAMKDRKWDCVIFHDVDHIPENDRNYYGCGEMPRHFATKLDKYMYILPYNEFFGGVSGLTVEQFRKINGFPNAFWGWGGEDDDLWNRVHYAGFNVSRPDGDLGKYKSIPHHHRGEVQFLGRYKLLRYSKERQYLDGLNNLIYAPNIIIDKLYKNITVNLVPELAPVKDY; encoded by the exons ATTATCCAGATGGTGGTAACTCTACAGATTTCACTGCACAGTCAACCATGTATCTGCCAGAAAACTTCACAATCTCTCCACACCTTCCGTGCCCAGAGAAGCTGCCTTTTATGC GTGGACCTACTGATATCAATATGAGCGAGATCACTTTAGAAGAAATTCACCAGCAATTTTCCGACATGGATATTGGGCCAGGAGGGCACTGGAAACCTACAGATTGCACTCCGCGCTGGAAG GTGGCAATTCTTATTCCATTCCGCAATCGCCATGAACACCTGCCCATCTTCTTCAGGCATCTGATCCCTATGCTGCAGAGGCAGCGCTTAGAGTTCTCCTTCTATGTCATTGAGCAG GCTGGTACTCAGACATTTAATCGAGCCATGTTGTTTAATGTCGGGTTCAAAGAAGCCATGAAGGATCGAAAGTGGGATTGCGTCATTTTCCATGATGTGGATCACATTCCTGAAAACGATAGAAATTACTATGGATGTGGGGAAATGCCACGTCACTTTGCTACAAAACTTGACAAGTATATGTACAt TCTACCATACAACGAGTTCTTTGGTGGTGTGAGTGGTCTGACTGTGGAGCAGTTCAGAAAGATCAATGGATTTCCAAATGCATTCTGGGGCTGGGGAGGTGAAGATGACGATTTGTGGAACAG GGTACATTATGCTGGCTTCAATGTCTCTAGACCAGATGGAGACCTTGGGAAATACAAGTCAATTCCTCATCATCATAGAGGAGAAGTGCAGTTCTTAGGCCG GTACAAATTGCTACGATATTCTAAAGAACGTCAGTACCTAGATGGGTTAAATAATTTGATATACGCTCCAAATATCATCATAGACAAGTTGTATAAAAACATCACAGTGAATCTAGTGCCAGAGCTGGCTCCAGTGAAAGACTATTAA
- the B4GALT6 gene encoding beta-1,4-galactosyltransferase 6 isoform X4 produces MLQRQRLEFSFYVIEQAGTQTFNRAMLFNVGFKEAMKDRKWDCVIFHDVDHIPENDRNYYGCGEMPRHFATKLDKYMYILPYNEFFGGVSGLTVEQFRKINGFPNAFWGWGGEDDDLWNRVHYAGFNVSRPDGDLGKYKSIPHHHRGEVQFLGRYKLLRYSKERQYLDGLNNLIYAPNIIIDKLYKNITVNLVPELAPVKDY; encoded by the exons ATGCTGCAGAGGCAGCGCTTAGAGTTCTCCTTCTATGTCATTGAGCAG GCTGGTACTCAGACATTTAATCGAGCCATGTTGTTTAATGTCGGGTTCAAAGAAGCCATGAAGGATCGAAAGTGGGATTGCGTCATTTTCCATGATGTGGATCACATTCCTGAAAACGATAGAAATTACTATGGATGTGGGGAAATGCCACGTCACTTTGCTACAAAACTTGACAAGTATATGTACAt TCTACCATACAACGAGTTCTTTGGTGGTGTGAGTGGTCTGACTGTGGAGCAGTTCAGAAAGATCAATGGATTTCCAAATGCATTCTGGGGCTGGGGAGGTGAAGATGACGATTTGTGGAACAG GGTACATTATGCTGGCTTCAATGTCTCTAGACCAGATGGAGACCTTGGGAAATACAAGTCAATTCCTCATCATCATAGAGGAGAAGTGCAGTTCTTAGGCCG GTACAAATTGCTACGATATTCTAAAGAACGTCAGTACCTAGATGGGTTAAATAATTTGATATACGCTCCAAATATCATCATAGACAAGTTGTATAAAAACATCACAGTGAATCTAGTGCCAGAGCTGGCTCCAGTGAAAGACTATTAA